A stretch of the Lolium perenne isolate Kyuss_39 chromosome 3, Kyuss_2.0, whole genome shotgun sequence genome encodes the following:
- the LOC127341013 gene encoding putative E3 ubiquitin-protein ligase SINA-like 6 isoform X1 — protein MEGSVNSDNKSKGVGYQDGKSGGKMQNVTMGLEVFDCSICSNPLRPPIFQCSKGNSICSPCCDKLPESDRSAVQRCYIMDRVVNNIFVPCKHGCNRKITYYNKDAHEGECLIGPCVCPVSGCGFVAPTTALLGHLTTLHKLPTTPLELFGMFYFPVQPGSQVLCSEYGRLFLLDVVPLESFGHAVFLGCVRPETPQGTVDVSLCFSSFEGHFQASKVEIKPDGEPKQCLFVLPGRETKVVVGMKICIGYFDNDELQEEEEKEDEDMCEYDYDFDHEEEVDDDYD, from the exons ATGGAGGGATCAGTCAACTCCGACAACAAGAGTAAAGGAGTTGGTTACCAAGATGGAAAGAGCGGTGGCAAGATGCAGAATGTCACCATGGGTCTGGAGGTATTTGACTGCTCCATCTGCTCCAACCCCCTCAGGCCTCCCATTTTCCAG TGTTCTAAGGGGAATTCCATTTGCTCGCCTTGCTGCGACAAGCTCCCAGAAAGCGACCGCTCTGCTGTCCAGCGCTGCTACATCATGGACCGTGTCGTCAACAACATCTTTGTTCCCTGCAAGCACGGATGCAACAGGAAGATTACCTACTACAACAAGGATGCGCACGAGGGGGAGTGCCTGATTGGGCCCTGCGTGTGCCCTGTCTCTGGATGTGGCTTTGTCGCACCAACAACGGCACTCCTGGGCCATCTTACCACCCTGCACAAGTTGCCAACAACACCGCTTGAATTATTCGGTATGTTCTACTTCCCTGTCCAGCCAGGATCTCAAGTGCTATGCAGCGAATATGGTCGACTCTTCCTTCTTGATGTGGTTCCGCTCGAGTCCTTTGGCCATGCAGTCTTCCTTGGGTGTGTCCGGCCAGAAACTCCGCAAGGCACGGTCGATGTATCTCTCTGCTTCTCGAGCTTCGAAGGGCATTTTCAAGCCTCAAAGGTTGAAATCAAACCTGATGGAGAACCAAAACAATGCTTGTTTGTCTTGCCTGGTAGAGAAACCAAGGTCGTGGTCGGCATGAAGATATGTATTGGGTACTTTGACAACGACGAgctgcaggaggaggaggagaaggaggacgaagatatgtgtgaatACGACTACGACTTTGACCatgaggaggaggttgacgatgaTTATGATTGA
- the LOC127341013 gene encoding putative E3 ubiquitin-protein ligase SINA-like 6 isoform X2 produces the protein MEGSVNSDNKSKGVGYQDGKSGGKMQNVTMGLEVFDCSICSNPLRPPIFQCSKGNSICSPCCDKLPESDRSAVQRCYIMDRVVNNIFVPCKHGCNRKITYYNKDAHEGECLIGPCVCPVSGCGFVAPTTALLGHLTTLHKLPTTPLELFVFLGCVRPETPQGTVDVSLCFSSFEGHFQASKVEIKPDGEPKQCLFVLPGRETKVVVGMKICIGYFDNDELQEEEEKEDEDMCEYDYDFDHEEEVDDDYD, from the exons ATGGAGGGATCAGTCAACTCCGACAACAAGAGTAAAGGAGTTGGTTACCAAGATGGAAAGAGCGGTGGCAAGATGCAGAATGTCACCATGGGTCTGGAGGTATTTGACTGCTCCATCTGCTCCAACCCCCTCAGGCCTCCCATTTTCCAG TGTTCTAAGGGGAATTCCATTTGCTCGCCTTGCTGCGACAAGCTCCCAGAAAGCGACCGCTCTGCTGTCCAGCGCTGCTACATCATGGACCGTGTCGTCAACAACATCTTTGTTCCCTGCAAGCACGGATGCAACAGGAAGATTACCTACTACAACAAGGATGCGCACGAGGGGGAGTGCCTGATTGGGCCCTGCGTGTGCCCTGTCTCTGGATGTGGCTTTGTCGCACCAACAACGGCACTCCTGGGCCATCTTACCACCCTGCACAAGTTGCCAACAACACCGCTTGAATTATTCG TCTTCCTTGGGTGTGTCCGGCCAGAAACTCCGCAAGGCACGGTCGATGTATCTCTCTGCTTCTCGAGCTTCGAAGGGCATTTTCAAGCCTCAAAGGTTGAAATCAAACCTGATGGAGAACCAAAACAATGCTTGTTTGTCTTGCCTGGTAGAGAAACCAAGGTCGTGGTCGGCATGAAGATATGTATTGGGTACTTTGACAACGACGAgctgcaggaggaggaggagaaggaggacgaagatatgtgtgaatACGACTACGACTTTGACCatgaggaggaggttgacgatgaTTATGATTGA